The following proteins are encoded in a genomic region of Candidatus Omnitrophota bacterium:
- a CDS encoding efflux RND transporter periplasmic adaptor subunit, with protein MNNKKKFFIWLILIAAIAAGAVLFARPRNSATEVLKEISPHTGSIQTLVSTTGDVLPKNRLEIIPPVAGRIESILVKEGDKVKKGQTLGWMSSTERAALLDAAQGQGEEKVKYWQEVYKPIALVASIDGEIIVATVQPGQTVTVSTAVLVISDKLIVRAEVDETDIGKIKVGQQAIVSLDAYQDTKIKGVVDHIYYESSTVNNVTIYKVDILPDDIPVFFRSGMSANVDFVVEDRQNALLIPEEAVTTENNQSYVLMRGSNGKELVMNPVTLGMTQDKNVEITSGLTVNDTVIVKSKKFELLTSSTLGKNPFMPSMKKTTKTDANGKKQSGDSGPPM; from the coding sequence ATGAATAATAAAAAGAAATTCTTTATATGGTTGATTCTTATCGCGGCGATCGCCGCAGGCGCAGTGCTCTTTGCGCGGCCCAGGAATAGCGCGACCGAGGTTCTAAAGGAAATAAGCCCGCATACCGGTTCGATCCAGACCCTGGTATCCACTACCGGCGATGTCCTGCCTAAGAACCGCCTGGAGATAATCCCGCCGGTGGCCGGAAGGATCGAGAGCATCCTGGTTAAGGAAGGGGACAAGGTCAAGAAAGGCCAGACCCTGGGTTGGATGAGCTCCACGGAACGCGCCGCTTTGCTTGACGCGGCTCAGGGCCAGGGCGAGGAAAAAGTCAAATACTGGCAGGAGGTTTATAAACCTATTGCTTTGGTCGCGTCTATCGACGGGGAGATCATCGTCGCTACGGTCCAACCCGGACAGACGGTGACTGTTTCCACAGCGGTACTGGTTATTTCGGATAAGCTTATAGTCAGGGCTGAGGTGGATGAAACGGATATCGGCAAGATCAAGGTCGGTCAGCAGGCCATAGTCAGCCTGGACGCTTATCAGGACACTAAGATCAAAGGCGTAGTGGATCATATTTATTATGAATCGTCGACGGTGAATAACGTGACCATTTACAAGGTGGACATCCTTCCTGATGATATCCCGGTATTCTTCCGCTCCGGGATGAGTGCCAACGTGGATTTTGTGGTAGAAGACAGGCAGAACGCCCTGCTTATTCCTGAAGAAGCGGTGACTACCGAGAATAATCAGAGTTATGTGTTGATGCGCGGTTCAAACGGCAAAGAACTGGTGATGAATCCGGTTACCTTGGGAATGACCCAGGATAAGAACGTGGAGATCACCTCGGGGCTGACTGTTAACGATACCGTGATCGTCAAATCCAAAAAATTCGAATTGCTTACATCATCGACTCTGGGTAAGAATCCATTTATGCCCAGCATGAAGAAAACCACGAAAACTGATGCCAACGGCAAAAAACAAAGCGGGGACTCAGGCCCGCCGATGTAA